Genomic segment of Anaerolineae bacterium:
TCGACGCCAGCGAGGAGGAGATCATCGCCGCGGCCAAGGCGGCGCAGGCCCATCAGTTTATCCTGGAGATGCCCAATGGGTACGATACCCTCGTCGGCGAGCGCGGAGTCACTCTCTCCGGAGGGCAGAAGCAGCGGATCGCCATCGCCCGCGCTCTGCTAAAGGACCCGCGCATCTTGATCCTCGACGACGCGATGGCGAGCGTAGACGCCGAGACGGAACATCTGATCCAGATGGCACTAGAGCGCCTGATGCGCGGGCGTACCTCGTTTATCATCGCTCAACGCCTGAGCACAGTGCGTATGGCGGATCTGATCTTGGTGCTGGAGAAGGGGCGCATCGCTGCCTGCGGCACGCACGAGGAGCTATTACGCACCTCGGGGCTGTACGCGGAGATCTATTACCGACAGCTCAAGCCGCAAAGTCAAGGCGCTGCCAATACGCAAGCGATAGGAGAAGGCAAGGGATGACGTTCTCCATTGGGGCAGCCGGCGCGAACCTGGGGCCGCGCGGCGCCATCGAGAGCTTCGGCGAACAGGTGGAGGGACGCGCCTTCAACCCGCGCGTGGTCGTACGCTTGCTGGCGTATGTGCGTCCCCACTGGCCTCGTATGGCGATCGCCTTTGCCTGCATGCTCATCGCCTCAGGGTTGAGCCTGGCCGCGCCGTATCTGGTCAAGATAGCCATTGACCAATTCATCGCTCGCGGCGACGTCGCCGGGCTGACGCAGATCGCGTTCCTCACGGCGGGCGCTTTCCTCGGCATCTACGCGGCTTCCTCCGCACAGCAATACCTGCTCTCCTGGGTGGGGCAGAAGGTGCTGGCAGATCTGCGCGCCCGGCTCTTCCGTCATCTTCAGAACCTGCCTTTGGGCTATCACGACACCCATATCGTCGGCGTGACCATCTCTCGGGTCATCAACGATGTGGCAGTGATCAACGAGCTGCTGTCACAAGGGCTGATCACCCTGGTGGGCGACGCGTTGGTGCTAGCCGGGATCATCGTTGTGATGCTCGGGATGAGCCCGCGGCTGGCGCTGCTGACCTTCAGCGTCCTGCCGCTGATTACGCTGGCCACCCACTTGTTCGCCCGTCGCGCGCAGGTCGCCTTTCGCCAGACACGCGCCCGCATCGCCGCCGTGGTGGGGGACCTAGCCGAGAACATCTCCGGAATGCGGGTAATTCAGGCGTTCGCCCAGGAGAGCGCCTCGCAGGAGCGTTTCGAGGCGGTGAACCGGGCCAACCGCGATGCCAATATCGCCGCCATGTCCCTTTCATTCGTGTTCCTGCCCTCTGTGGAGTTCCTGGGGACGCTGGCGATGGCGATCGTGCTGTGGTTCGGCGGCCTGGCGGTCGCCCGGGGCGAACTTACCCTAGGAGTAGTGGTGGCATTCCTGGCCTATGTGACCCGCTTCTTCCAGCCCATCCAGGAGCTGAGCCAGCTTTATACCACTATGCAGGCGGCGATGGCTGGGGGTGAACGCGTGCTGGATTTGCTCGACACGCAGCCGGCAGTAGCCGATCGGCCCGATGCCATCGAGATGCCGCCGATCGTGGGCCGGGTGGAGCTAAGGGATGTCTCGTTCTCATACCGAAACGAGGCGCCGGTGTTGCATCATATCAACCTGATCATCGAGCCTGGGCAGACGGTAGCGTTGGTAGGGCCTACAGGCGCCGGCAAAACGTCCATCGCCAATCTGATCGCTCGCTTCTACGATGTGACCGAAGGCGCCGTGCTGATTGACGGCATAGACGTGCGTATGGTCCGGCAGCGCTCCTTGCGACGACAGATGGGGCTAGTGCCCCAGGATCCGTTTCTCTTCTCCGGTACTATCGCTGACAATATCCGCTTCGGACGTCCCGACGCGCCCGACGAAGCGATCGAGGAGGCAGCTCGTCTGGCGAACGCGCACGAGTTCATCGTCGCCTTGCCGGATGGCTACGACACAGAGATCCTAGAGGGCGGCGTCAACCTGTCCATGGGCCAACGCCAGCTTATCTGCATCGCCCGCGCGGTGCTGGCCAATCCCCGTATCCTAATCCTGGATGAGGCCACTGCCAGCGTGGACACGGTTACTGAAGCGCTGATTCAAGAGGCGCTGCAACGACTGCTGGCCGGGCGCACTGCGATCGTCATCGCGCATCGGCTGAGCACCGTCCGCAACGCCGATTTGATCTGCGTAGTGCAGGATGGCCGCATCGTCGAGCAAGGACGACACGAGGAACTCCTGATAAAGGGAGGCCTTTACCGTGAGCTATATGAACGGCAATTCGTGAAGATGAAGTGAAGCGTGATGAGTCGTGAAATTTCACCAACCTACGCAGAGGAGATTTCCGCTCTGCGCCTCCCCCACAAGAACATCCGTTCACCCCTGAGCTGAGATCGGAGAGGTGAAATAGCTCAGGGGATGGAGTTCACCCCCATCGGTATCGAGGAAACCAACGCGCCAGGGGACAAGCCATCAACCCGCGAGTGCACAACGACAGCCTGGTGAGCCAATCGCGGCTCATAGATGGCGACCCAGGGCATATGCAGGTACGTCCGGGCCAGGGAGGTCCACAGCCACTGGGGCAGTTTGCCGCTGAGGACTAAGCCGCGGTCCCTGGGCACTGGGGGGGCAGCCAATTCCTCCATCTCGCTATAGTCCACGTAATGATAAGGCAGGGCGAACTCCAAGCGCGTGTGATCCCTTTCGACGAAGGACGCGGCCTGGAGGGGAGAGCGACGGGCGGGCGGAGCAATAGTAAGGAGCGGCGTGATCACCCATCCCAGCCGCGGGTCGAACTGATAAAAATCATGCGGATACGTGTGGCAGGCGATGGCAGCATACAGCCAGGCAGGTCCGCGCCCATATAGCGAAATCGGTGCGTCAGCGGGCAAATAGGCGAGGACCCTCAGAAGATGGCCTGGCTGCCACGCCTTGGGGTCAAGACGTAGGATCTGGGCGAGTCGATCCAGCTCCACCACGGTCTTTGTAAGGGCCTGCGACAGATGGAGGCCGCGCAGCTCCTCACGAGTGTAGGCGAAGAGGTGTGCCACGAGGTCCAGAAGCGCATAAAAGGCCTCCCCTGGGTGATATCCCGTCCGGCTGAGCCCGGAGATGACGCCTTGGAGGATGGGATGCCTGGCCTCGATGTGATCGGGTCCCTCAAAGGTGGATCGAAGATCGGCGATCACGATCAAGCCATGGCGCCGAGCTAGGTCAGACCAGAACTCGTGGCTCTCGGCGTCCCGGCTAAGAAGTATGGCGTGAGTGCAGCGATCGAAAATCTCCTCTTGCGAGAGCTGGGGTAGACCTCCCACGTCTACCAGCATGGGCACGAGGCGGCTCGCAATGCTCTGGCACATGGCATCTACCCACCTTTGGGTGAAGGAGCCCTTGATCCGGATGGCACGTACTACCTCTGAGCTAGCCTGATACAACCAGTCGCCCTCACCATCCGGCGCTGCTCGCAACAGGTAATGGTCTACTTCACGAGTACGCAACTGCTGCGATAGATGGTATGCCAAGGTAGACTTGCCACTGTGAGGAGGCCCACCGATCATGACTGCAGGTAAGGTATCCACGTCTCATCATCTCCTGATCTCGCTGTTTATAGCCACGGCCACAGCAAAACTTGATCATTGGCACACGGGAGGCAGCGAAGATGGCTGTCACGACAGTGGAGAGTGTGATGATAGCTACCGTCGGTGGTCAACCACAGGTGTTGACCTTTGCCCTGGACGCGCTGTTGGCGCGCGGTGAGGTGATACGCGAAGTGATCGTCCTGCACCTGTCGGCGGATGATCCCCGCTTGCGGCGTTCGCTGGCGCTGTTGAGCGCCGAATTCGCCGGCGATCGCTATGCCGGGCGTCCTTGTCGTTATCGGCCGGTGCCCATACGCGTGGAAGGGCGTCGCCTGGAGGATATCCGTTCGGAAGTAGACGCGGATGCTGCCTGGCGAGCCGTCCACGAGCTGATCGCCGGGTTGAAGAGCATGGGTGAACGGCCACTGCACCTCTGTATCGCAGGGGGACGTCGCCTGCTGGCGCTGGTGGCGTTGTCGGCCGCTATGCTGCTTTTCGGCCACCAGGACCAGGTGTGGCACATCTACACGCCACGAGAGCTCCTGGAACGAGCACGAGATGGCGCGATCATGCATGTACGACCGGAAGATGGGGTGCGTCTGATCCGGGTGCCGCTGGTGCCGTTGGGAACCCAATTTCCGGCCTTGCGGGAGCTGGCTCAGATGCGCCTTGAGGACCTCAGCGAAGTGTGGATGAGCTCGGAAGCGGAACGACAGCGTTGCCAGACGGTGTGGCGCATGCTGTCTGAGCGTGAGCGTGAGGTGTTGCACTGCTTGGCAATCGGGCTGACGCCACAGGAGGTGGCCAGCCGGTTGATGATCTCGCTGAGCACGGTAAACAGCCATAAAACCCAGATCCTGGCGGCCTGTCGGCAGGTGTGGACACTAGAAGAGGATGCCAGGTTGACTTACCATTTCCTTCGCGAGCATTTTCGCCCATTCATTCAGAGCTTACTTAAACTATAACAGAAGGAAATGACGGTTGCATCAGAGGATTTGATGATTTTCAGATGAAACCTGCTTTTACGATCCCTTTACGCTAATGTGATGATCCCTTTACGCCGTTCGCCCTCGGTGAGGGGTACACTCGATCCGAGCTTGGCGATGGATGGCCCTATACGGGCCACAGGGAGGTCATCGGATGGCGGAAGGGGATCGGCAACGGATAGACGCTCCGCCACAAGCCGCCAAGGCGGCTGAACCCCTCCGGATAGCCCAAGACCTGTGTTGGCAGGCCGTGTCCGACTTTCAAGCGGGCCGCTACAAGGATGCCGCCTCGCGTCTTCAAAAAGCGCTTAGCATCCATCCAAGTCTATACGATGTGCACTTTCTGCTGGGGGCGTGCTATCAGAGGCTGGGCCGGCTGGAAGAGGCGGCGCGCGAGGCGGAGATTGAGCTTCAGGCCCATCCTGATCACGTGTTAGCCTGGAGCCTGCTCGGGCAGGTCCGGCTTAGTCAAGGGCGTATTGCTGAGGCCTCCGCCATCTTTCAGCGGGTTCAACAGCTCGAGCCGGAAAGCTGGGAAGCCCGATTCCATCTGCATTCTGTCTCAGAGGCGTCCTTCTCCACAGTTTCCCCTCCCCGATGGCCCCCCATCTCGGTTTGTATGATCGTGCGCGATGAAGAGGCAGTTTTGGCGCGTTGCTTGAGATCCCTGGGCGATTTGGCCAGCCAGCTTATAGTGGTGGATACCGGCTCACAGGACCGGACGGTGGAGATCGCACGCTCCTTCGGCGCCGAGGTTTATCATTTCCAGTGGGTAGACGATTTCTCGGCGGCCCGCAATGAGTCGTTGCGGCATGCCCGCGGCGAGTGGATCTTCTGGCTGGACGCGGACGATGAGTTAAGCCCGGAGGCGGTGGCGCAGGTCAAGAACGCGGTCGCTTCAGGGCAGGCCGATGCATATGTGTGTCGGGTCGCCAGTCGGCTGCCGAACGGGACAGAGGACATCGTCCCACATGCGCGGATCTTTCGGAACGGGCTAGGCCTCCGTTTTCACGGCCGCATTCATGAATCGGTCTGGACAGATATCATCGCCAAGGGGCTGAAAGTGCTCGACACAGACATCGTGATTGTCCATCACGGATACGAGACCGACTGGGCCGTTTTACGCAGCAAGCACGAGCGAAATCTGGCGTATGTGGAAAGGGAGCTGGAGCGCTATCCGGACAATCCGGGGCTGCTGTGCTATTTCGGCATGGCCAAGATGGGGTTAGGGGATATTGCTGCAGGCGAGGCGGCCCTGCGTCGGGTGATCGAGCTACCGCCTATGAACGTGCGATTTGACTCGTTTCGGTTTTGGGCCTGGGCCTCCCTAATCCGCCTGGGTATGGCGCGCGGGGAGGATGAGACAGCCCGGCAGATGCTGAATCGGGCCCTGGGGGAATTCCCTGGACACCCGTATTTTCTGGCGTTGAGCGGGGACATGGCGTTTCGATCTGGTGAGTTGTCAGAGGCATGGTTGTTGTGGCATGCGGCCTATGAGCGGGATCATGCACTAGTGTGGGGATATCGGCCGGATCGGAGATCATTGGCTTTGGGGATTGCAGCGGGTTGCGCGATGGCGGGGGATATGGCTAAGGAGGCGCAGTGGTTCGAGCGAGCGGGACAGGTGGGCGAGGAGGGGGTGAAGGTTTATTTGCGGTTCGTGCAGCAGCTGATTCGGCAAAGGAAGCTGGTGGAGACCCGACGAGTGCTGGAAGCCGCTCAAATACATTGGCCGCGCCACCCGATGGTGCGGAAGGGATTGACATTGGTGTACGAACGGTTAGGGCAACCAATGGTAACCGGCGAGGCTTGAGCGCGCGTGACAATTTTGCATGGAATAGAGTAACGGCCATTTGACCATCGCACAATTAAGGGCAAGAAGCATGGCGCTTCTCCCTCAGGCCAATCCCAAAACGTTGGAGATTGCCCAACCGGTCAAATGAGCGGTAGATTAACCCTTTTTGATCCCATGCGAGGAGGCATCTAATGTCAAGCAGCAAAAAAGCATTAGTCACCGGCGCGGGTGGCTTTATTGGTCACCATTTGGTCACTTATCTGAAGAAACAGGGCTATTGGGTCCGTGGCGTAGACATTAAATATCCTCAATTCGCCCCAACAGATGCTGATGAGTTTGAGCTGCTTGATCTGCGGCGCTGGGATAACTGTCTTCAAGCCACCCTTGGGGTAGATGAGGTTTACGCCCTGGCAGCTGACATGGGAGGTATAGGTTTCATCTCCTCGAACCATGCCCAAATCCTACATAACAATCTGCTGATCAACGTTCATACTCTTGAGGCAGCTCGTGTAAACGGTGTGAAACGTTACCTATTTACATCATCCGCCTGTGTCTATCCCGAATACCGGCAGATGGAAACGGATGTCACTCCTCTCAAAGAAGAGGATGCTTATCCAGCTCAGCCCCAGGATGCTTATGGCTGGGAGAAGTTAATCACAGAGCGGTTATGCATGCATTATCGTGAGGAGTTTGGCCTTGAAACTCGTATTGTGCGCTTTCACAATATCTTTGGCCCACTGGGGACCTGGGAAGGCGGACGAGAAAAAGCTCCTGCCGCCCTCTGCCGTAAAGTCGCGGTGGCGAAGCTGACCGGCGATCCTGAGGTGGAAATATGGGGCGATGGTGAGCAAACGAGGTCTTTCTGCTACATTGACGATTGTGTCAAGGGCATTTATCTGCTGATGCAGTCAGATTATCATGAGCCGCTCAACCTTGGACAGGATCGCCTGGTGACCATCAATCAATTGGCCGATATGATCGCCGATATTGCTGGGATCAGAATCATCAAGAAGCACGTACCTGGCCCTCAAGGAGTTCGCGGACGCAATTCGGATAATACACGGCTGCGCCAAGTATTGGGCTGGGAGCCAGAGGTGCCGTTAGAGGAAGGTCTGGCCCGCACATATGCGTGGATTGAGGAGCAAGTGCAGGACAAATTGAGAACAGCCTCAGATCTTGAAGACATGGTGATGATGTTAGCTCGTAGCCGGGTGGTCTCAAATGGGTCTCATGAACCTATTCAATTTCTCCAAGAGGTGAGTCTGCCATGAATGTGACCTTTTCCGTCGTAGGATTGGGCAAGCTGGGGGCCAGTATGGCGGCAGCGATTGCTAGCCGAGGTTTCAATGTTATCGGCGTGGATGTCAATCACCGCACCGTGGAGCTGGTCAATGCTGGCCGTGCGCCGGTACAAGAAACAAATTTAGAAGAAACGATTGCGGCTAACCGGAAGCGGCTGAGGGCCACCTGCAGCCATCGCGAGGCCATCTTGAACTCGGACGTGACGTTTGTCGTTGTGCCTACCCCAAGCGATGATCGAGGAGCGTTCTCGCTTCAATATGCAGCTTGGGCGTTCCGTGAAATTGGCCGTGCGCTAAAAGAGAAAAACAGCTATCACAATGTAGTGCTAACAAGCACAGTCCTGCCTGGCTCGACACGTTATGGCTTGTTGCCCATACTAGAACGAGCGTCAGAGAAGGTCTGCGGTCGTGACTTTGGATTGTGTTATAGCCCGGAATTCATTGCCCTGGGCAGCGTCATTCATGACTTTCTTAACCCCGACTTTGTGTTGATCGGAGAGTTTGATGAGCACTGTGGCAGCCAACTGGAGGCTTGCTATGCCCAGATCATGGAAAATAATCCGCCATGTCAACGCATGAGCATCGAGAACGCGGAGTTGACCAAGATCGCAGTGAACACCTTTGTGACCACGAAGATTACTTTCGCTAATGTGCTGGCTGACCTATGTGAGCGCATCCCTGGCGGTGACATTGACGTGGTGACGAATGCACTGGGGCTCGACCGACGCATTGGCCATAAGTATCTCAAAGGCGCCCTGGGCTATGGTGGACCCTGCTTCCCGCGTGATAACGTCGCACTAGGATTTATCGCCCGGGCTTTGGGCACCTGCGTCGAATTGGCGGAGGTAACCGATCGCACCAATCGTACACTACCGGAGAAAATCGTGGAACGTATACGGCCCTTGATCCATAGAGGCGCCACCGTTGCCATACTGGGATTAGCCTATAAGCCCCTTTCGCATGTGGTCGAAGAATCCCAAGGCATTTATCTGGCGAAGGCGTTGTCCAAGGTTGGCGCACGGGTGGTAGCATACGATCCCCTAGCTGGGGAGGCAGCACGTGCCGAGCTACGGGATCAGGCGGTGGTCTTGGATTCACTGAAGGACTGCCTTGCGCAGGCTGACGTAGTGCTGATCACCACACCTGATCCGATATTTCAAACCTTGACCGCCGCTGATTTTAACAGAAATAACTCTAACGTGATCGTGGTGGATTGCTGGCGTATTTTGAGCAGGAAACTAGCCGGACATCCCCATATCCGTTATATCCCCATTGGCTGTAGTGTTGACGATGAAGCAAATGCCATGCGATTAGCTAAACTGTGGAATTGGGCTTCCGGAGATAGCATAACGACCCTGCAGTGAAATGACAAAAGATATGCTCGAAGACATTTGTCAAAGATTGGAATACCAACTTCCATTGCCTAATGCTCACATTTTAGAAGAATTTGACTTGCTCGATGGCCACCCATGGGCCTGGATGGCTCGTAGTCCTATAACTACCTACTACTCATGTTTGTATGGCCTCGTTGCAGCGGAAAAACCGCGTCGCATCCTCGAGATCGGCACAGCCTTTGGCATGAGTGCAGCTACGTGCTTGAAGGCTTCGCCAGCACTACAGCTATTCATCAGCCTGGATCTTGGTATCTATGGTGATCAGCTCGGCGCGAAGGAGAACAATCTCGTCTTCGCACAGGACCGCGTTCATCGCTGGTTGGAGCGCCAAGGCTTGCCAACGACCATAGCACGGTTTTATCGGGCTAATACTCAGCCCATAGGCAAAGGGGATAATGAGAATCTTGGTCTCGATGTCCCTCGCTGGCATCAGATCCCCGAACTTGTCCGTCTGTTGCAGAGTTATGAATTCGATGTCATGTTCGTGGATGGCAAGCACACTGAGGATGGGCTACTGAACGATATGGTCACGTTCTGGCCATTCCTCAAGCCAGGCGGTTTGTTGATTTGTGATGATTTGCATGATCCAGTTAAGTACGCCCAATACGCTAAGATACTCCCGTGGGTAGGAGATACCTGGCGTTCATATCATCAGTTTATTGAAAGCCATTGCGCAGAGATCTCTGACTATTACATCTGGGAATTTCCACAAGTGCCGCCAGGGGGCAAGAGTGGCTTGCGCCCATTTGGTCTGATTCGCAAAGCTCCAACCCGCTATCCGCTTATTCAAAGTCCCGGCTTTGAAATGTTCGACGCCGAAGATGCGATGCATCTCAACTACGCTCGACTAGATCATCTTGCCTCATTAGGGCTGGAATTGGCCGGGAAGTCAGTCCTAGAGGTGGAAGCAGGCGTGGGTTGGCACACCGGTTTCTTTGAGAAACTCGGCTGTAGCGTACTCTCTACTGATGGTCGGCTCAAAAACGTTGTCGAACACTTGCATCGCTTTCCTTATCGGCAGGGCCGCGTGGTTGTAGCTGATTTAAGCCTTCCGAGTAGTTATAATCAATTTGGTCAATTTGATGTCGTGTATTGCTATGGCACGCTTTATCATCTAGCCGATCCAACTTTATGTCTGCGCGAACTAGCCCAGCATTGTGGTGAGTTATTCCTGCTCGAGACATGTGTCTTTCACGAGGATAACGGTCAAATTAATCCTATTGCCGAAAATGCTGCCAATCCGAATCAAAGCCTTCATGGCGTTGGTTGCCGTCCTGGACGCGACTGGATTATGGCCGAATTACGCAAACATTTTCCCTTTGTATATCACACTGTGACACAGCCGAATCACCCCGATTTTGAGTTAGAATGGCCCGCACCGGCTAAATCGCCCGGGAACAACCGTGCAATCTTCGTCGCCTCGCGTCATCCTCTCAACTTGCCTACGCTCTCTCCGACTTTACTTAATCGCCAGGCTCGCCTGCTGCCTATTTTCACCATCACCCAACTAGAAAATCCAGACTCAATCCGCACTGGACACCATCGGCAAGAAGAAGATACCACTGAAACCCAAATCATCTGCGAACGTATCGGACGGATGCTAAACCGTCTCTCGCCCATTTCCGAAGCCGAATTACATATCGCTGCCGAGGCGTTAATAGAGCTTCTGGGCACATCAGACGTCCTAGCCCATCTTGAAACGGTACGCGGCAGATTGCCAGCCGCAGTTATCCCCCTGCTCATCCTCAATTTGGCCAGAGCCTGGAGTGAAGGAGACGCACTTTTAGCGGAAGTGCTAGAGCGAGCATACGGGTTGATAAGCCACTATCAATACTAAAAGAGGATATAAACATATGATCTCAGTAATTGTCTACGGTCGTAACGATTCTTATAGTTACAATCTACATAAACGGGCCGCCATTAGCCTGAACTGCATCGCTGAGGTATTGACTCATCCGAATGATGAAATTATCTTTGTAGATTGTAATACCCCTGATAATACTCCTACATTTCCCGAGGCTATCCAAGATACTTTGACTTCACGCGCTAAGAAGTTGTTACGTATCTTACGCATCAGACCGGCCCTGTACGAAAAATATAAGCGCAACACACATCTAAAAGTACTTGAGCCACTTTGCCGTAATGTGGCTATTCGTCGTTCCAATCCGACAAATCGCTGGATTTTATCCACCAACACAGATATGGTTTTTGTACCACGCATAATAGGACAATCGCTATCAGATATAGTAATGCAATTACCTGACGGATTTTATGAATTACCTCGTTTCGAGGTACCAGAGGCTTTATGGGAAACCGTTGATCGAACTGATCCATTATCTATTATTGAAGCATTTAGACAATGGGGGCGTTCTTTACACCTTAATGAAGTTATAGTGAGTGAACCACATATTCGTTATGATGGTCCAGGTGATTTTCAATTGATGTTACGTCAACAGATTTTTGATATACATGGATTTAACGAAGAAATGACTCTAGGATGGCATGTAGATAGCAATCTTTGCAAAAGAATGTATCTATTAAATGGAAAAACAGATTCTTTGCTTGACTATGTTTTTGCCTACCATTGCGACCACACCCGTCAAGCTACGCCAATGCATAGTTCTGATCATACTGAAAACGATACCAAGCGTTATGTATATGATGTCACCACTCCTTATCTCATTGAACAAGCAGAAACATGGGGACTACCCAACGAAGTCATCGAGGAAATTCGTTTAACGGATGATTATGTCAAGCGCTTTGTAAAAGTTCTAGAAAAGCTACTACCAGGATTGTCGACCCCTTTTGTTGAAGATATTTTTGCGTCAGGAACATTCAATCACGGTTTACTTTATGATAATTTACACGCGTTGCCATTTTTAGGAAATTACTTGATAAACTTACCTTCTAATGCCGATATAGGTTACTTTGGAGGAAATGTAGAGCTTTTACGTTTAATTGGCGAATTTAGAAACAAACTAGGAAATACCGGAATTATTTTATTTGATAATAATTTGTTAGATCTTGCTAACCCAAATGGACTTCCTTCTTTGCCAGAAAAGTGTATATCTGCCGAAAGACAACATATATTTAAACAATCTTCAGTTTTTGTCTTCGATATAGCTATGATGAGCTTTCCTAGCTCAATAAACGAGATTGGCGTCAAGATACCAGAAAGATCAGATATAGTCGTTAATTACGCAAGACAATTTCTAGACACTTTTATCGCTTGTGCCAAAAGCGAAAAGGATCGTATAGAAACTTACAAGGCATTACCTAGAGAGTTCTTGATCATTGGTAGCCAAGGCACTTGGTTTGAATCAGTTACACGTCAGATTCTGGAAATAGTATACTCTGTTTATAGCACACGCATTCGACATGGATACATAAGAAGTGATGCTTTTACTAAACCTATCACAAATCTGCAAATCTACACCCTACTTTGGGATGACTCCTGGCAATCACGATGCGAATGGCTTACACATGAATTAGGCCGTCCCGTTTCCAAAGACGAGTATCTGGAAGCAATAAATCATGTTTATTATTTCTTGAATACTATTCTCACAAACTATACAGAAAATCTCGACATTCTCTCTCAAGTGATCGCACAAGCCTTTTTAAATATTCGATCCATAGATGTTGTATTGGCTCTCCTACGATTAGAAATGCAATTTAATGAAATTAATGGACAAAATCAACTTAAAGAGAATTACCAGAAAGTCATCAATCTTCTTGAGGATATGGCACAACTCAGAGAACGTAATCATAAAGGAATCATTCATAAAACTAGAATTGCGGTTGAAAAACTCACATATACATCTAAGGATCAAATTGAGCAAATTAGCCATTTTGATACTAAATCGATTAATTCTTCTCCAAAAACATCAGTGATCTGGCATGCTCCTATTTTCGATCCTAGCGGTTATGCCGATGAAGCGCGTCAATTTATCATTGGGCTAGATTCAATAGGATTACAGATTAAGGCGATACCAATCAATTGGAGTGATAAGATAGCTAAACTGTCTATAACAGAAGAATGTCGCCTTAAAAGACTCATAAATATGCCAATTATCTCCTCGCGAGATAAGATTATCAGCGTTTTCCACATCTTTCCAACTTATTTCCGACGCATTCCAGATGCAGCTTACCATATCGGGCGTACTATGTTCGAAACCGATCGTATTCCAGATAACTGGGTGATAGCCTGTAATCAGATGGATGAAGTCTGGGTTCCTAGTGACTTTAACATAGAATCCTTTGCTAGATCTGGCGTTAAACGCGATAAACTAGTTAAAATACCAGGAAGTGTAGAAGTAAACCGTTATCGCCTAGATACATCTCCTTTGCTCATCAAAGGCAGACGAGGTTTTAATTTCCTGTCCGTCTTTGATTGGAGCCTACGTAAAGGATGGGACGTGTTATTACGTGCTTTTCTAGAAGAGTTTAAACCAGAAGAAGACGTTGCTCTTATCTTAAAAGTATGGTCTTCATATGGACAGACTCTAGATCAAATTCGCGACGAAGCTCTTTCTTACCTTCGTTTGATGGGTTTAACTGATAAGTTACAGGACAACATCATTTTCTTTGAAGCTAACTTATCTACTGAGTCGCTAGCTGGCCTCTATCGAGCGGCAGATGCCTTTGTCCTACCAACGCGAGGTGAAG
This window contains:
- a CDS encoding glycosyltransferase, with product MISVIVYGRNDSYSYNLHKRAAISLNCIAEVLTHPNDEIIFVDCNTPDNTPTFPEAIQDTLTSRAKKLLRILRIRPALYEKYKRNTHLKVLEPLCRNVAIRRSNPTNRWILSTNTDMVFVPRIIGQSLSDIVMQLPDGFYELPRFEVPEALWETVDRTDPLSIIEAFRQWGRSLHLNEVIVSEPHIRYDGPGDFQLMLRQQIFDIHGFNEEMTLGWHVDSNLCKRMYLLNGKTDSLLDYVFAYHCDHTRQATPMHSSDHTENDTKRYVYDVTTPYLIEQAETWGLPNEVIEEIRLTDDYVKRFVKVLEKLLPGLSTPFVEDIFASGTFNHGLLYDNLHALPFLGNYLINLPSNADIGYFGGNVELLRLIGEFRNKLGNTGIILFDNNLLDLANPNGLPSLPEKCISAERQHIFKQSSVFVFDIAMMSFPSSINEIGVKIPERSDIVVNYARQFLDTFIACAKSEKDRIETYKALPREFLIIGSQGTWFESVTRQILEIVYSVYSTRIRHGYIRSDAFTKPITNLQIYTLLWDDSWQSRCEWLTHELGRPVSKDEYLEAINHVYYFLNTILTNYTENLDILSQVIAQAFLNIRSIDVVLALLRLEMQFNEINGQNQLKENYQKVINLLEDMAQLRERNHKGIIHKTRIAVEKLTYTSKDQIEQISHFDTKSINSSPKTSVIWHAPIFDPSGYADEARQFIIGLDSIGLQIKAIPINWSDKIAKLSITEECRLKRLINMPIISSRDKIISVFHIFPTYFRRIPDAAYHIGRTMFETDRIPDNWVIACNQMDEVWVPSDFNIESFARSGVKRDKLVKIPGSVEVNRYRLDTSPLLIKGRRGFNFLSVFDWSLRKGWDVLLRAFLEEFKPEEDVALILKVWSSYGQTLDQIRDEALSYLRLMGLTDKLQDNIIFFEANLSTESLAGLYRAADAFVLPTRGEGWGRPFMEAMLMQLPVIGTRWSGHLEFMNDDNAYLVDCEIVDVPESAWREAPIFQGHRWAEPSVDHLRQLMRQVFEDRQSARQKGQTAREHIILHFNRELVARQIKERLEIITANHLRNVTHRSSVISHPLVVVWEGSQFVYHSLALVNRELCLRLIDAGHEVSIIPYEPDQFRPEADSRYYKLALRVRAPLSRPVDVHVRHQWPPNLTPPPEGHWVIIQPWEFGSLPKSWIEVMSTQVDEIWVPSSYVRDCYVRSGVPADRVFVVPNGVDTTKFRPDVPPLQLQTKKRFKFLFVGGTITRKGIDILLDAYSNAFTAEDDVCLVIKDMGGQSFYKGQTAQELIIRYRARPNAPEIEYIDRTLSDEELAGLYTACDCLVHPYRGEGFGLPIAEAMASGLPVIVTGYGAALDFCDEQTAYLIPAREVRWPQKRVGEWETVDYPWWAEPDREALKQWMRHVVANPAEAQAKGQAARAYIQAHFTWEQAAATVQKRIEALRHQPIQRSAPRSQLGAAQEAISQILAPGQAALERGDLETAAREFAQVTQRYPDLAAGHTALGSTLMALGHPREAIPALRRAVELVPQAASLQNQLGVALYQTGDLAGAEAAFQAARQADPNDVPAALNLIDLYRTIGDYAQATAVIKDALRSHPDHVEVLAAFGTLCAELGDGEGVEMALRHIQVRDPHHPAITSLQQALLASDEGEESPGHLPDAERSALAVPARPNGSRSLLDISTQRGLAFLAQGDLAEAEEAFRRVIEKEPQNADALCNLAEVLRTQGRYDEASTLFLQALRLDPHNVGAILGMATLSSDLGDAESARFFYRQAKIRYPELAELLDPLLEQDTNESTGTHAGFTVAH